In one window of Methanosarcina vacuolata Z-761 DNA:
- a CDS encoding nicotianamine synthase family protein encodes MNNIQKIDVKPLIAEFRQIYTQIKDLKETDILDNSSPELYAVFKRLDELVSLDIDEQSIEVLFESPDFNILIVEISRFRFLYNLKLEIEKAKSLLESSNPWQTLQNFTFYPNYLQLARTEYTGSGLKPKDCVLFLGSGPLPLSLIMLCREHGLFGIGIEQDGKRASLSREVIDCLGLSESIEIIEGNHFILPLKTRCDLYMVAAQAEPKEEIFEHLAKVLPKGSKVSYRLYEKGLRRILDSNFLFKLPSGFEEYLRVQPEPPVNNTVVFLKKR; translated from the coding sequence GTGAATAACATTCAAAAAATAGATGTTAAGCCCCTAATTGCCGAATTTCGCCAGATCTATACCCAGATAAAAGATCTTAAAGAAACTGATATCCTGGATAATTCCTCTCCTGAACTGTATGCTGTGTTTAAAAGGCTGGATGAACTGGTATCTCTGGATATAGATGAACAGTCTATTGAGGTACTCTTTGAAAGCCCGGATTTTAATATTCTGATTGTTGAGATTTCTCGCTTTCGGTTTTTATACAATTTGAAACTTGAAATCGAAAAAGCAAAAAGTCTTCTTGAAAGCTCGAATCCGTGGCAAACTCTCCAGAATTTTACATTTTATCCGAACTACCTGCAGCTTGCCAGAACCGAATATACAGGTTCAGGTCTTAAACCAAAGGATTGTGTTCTTTTTCTTGGAAGCGGCCCTCTACCTCTGAGTCTAATAATGCTCTGTCGCGAACACGGTCTTTTCGGAATCGGAATTGAACAGGATGGAAAAAGGGCAAGCCTCTCCAGGGAGGTAATTGATTGTCTCGGTCTTTCCGAAAGTATTGAGATAATCGAAGGAAACCATTTCATCCTGCCCCTTAAAACCAGATGTGACCTTTACATGGTTGCTGCCCAGGCTGAACCCAAAGAAGAGATATTCGAGCACCTTGCAAAAGTCCTTCCCAAAGGAAGTAAAGTTTCCTACCGCCTTTATGAAAAGGGCCTTCGGAGAATTCTGGACAGTAATTTCCTCTTTAAACTGCCTTCAGGATTTGAAGAATATCTCAGGGTTCAGCCGGAACCTCCAGTTAATAATACGGTTGTATTTTTGAAAAAGAGATAA
- the cbiQ gene encoding cobalt ECF transporter T component CbiQ, translating to MVTLTDIERESYKDSPVHRLDPRIKLLFTFAIIIYAVSLPRIHEKNMVRLFAIEVYLLLLVLAAGLDLRYFFLRILAILPFGLTIALIQPFFRPSFIENYTLYPLDLPFGLSITYEGLDFGITLLAKFLVCITAIILFSSTTRLRDMVAAADRVGIPREFTLLLSMMIRYLFLFWAVLKRIRTAQQTRLFDIWNKDVPRKWVIEQVGNSISSIFIRSYEQGERTYISMLCRGYGSGHEKAYYRTKIRAQDIFFLLLSAGCILYTHLYV from the coding sequence ATGGTAACGCTCACGGATATTGAACGCGAATCATATAAAGACAGTCCAGTACACAGGCTTGATCCCCGGATAAAGCTGCTTTTTACATTTGCAATAATCATTTATGCAGTTAGCCTGCCCCGGATTCACGAAAAAAATATGGTCCGCCTTTTTGCCATCGAGGTTTATTTGCTGCTTCTGGTGCTTGCTGCAGGGCTCGACTTAAGATACTTTTTCCTTCGTATTCTTGCAATTTTACCATTCGGACTCACAATAGCCCTTATCCAGCCATTCTTTAGACCTTCCTTTATAGAAAATTATACTCTATACCCTCTTGACCTGCCTTTCGGGCTCAGTATAACTTATGAAGGACTTGACTTTGGAATCACCCTGCTTGCAAAATTTCTGGTCTGCATAACAGCTATTATCCTGTTTTCTTCTACTACGCGGCTGAGAGATATGGTTGCAGCTGCAGACAGGGTAGGCATTCCAAGAGAGTTTACTCTGCTTTTGAGCATGATGATACGCTATCTTTTCCTGTTTTGGGCCGTTCTTAAAAGGATAAGGACCGCACAGCAAACAAGGCTTTTTGATATATGGAACAAAGATGTGCCAAGAAAATGGGTCATCGAGCAGGTAGGAAACAGCATAAGTTCTATTTTCATACGCTCCTACGAGCAGGGAGAAAGGACCTATATAAGTATGCTTTGCAGAGGTTACGGAAGTGGTCATGAAAAGGCTTATTATAGGACAAAAATCAGAGCTCAGGACATCTTCTTTTTGCTCCTGAGTGCAGGTTGCATATTATATACACATCTTTATGTCTGA
- a CDS encoding ATP-binding cassette domain-containing protein — MSTPNSPHNSEETVTFPKETTGRMSQKAGTGSEKSGKFTERNGVPVLEVRDLCHRYSHLDSNTLDKINLKVFKGERVAVLGANGAGKSTLFKHLNGILRPLSGEILIKGEKMTKKNLRACRETVGIVFQDPDDQVLAPSVEEDVAFGPINMGLSRREVEMRVKEALDMVGLTGFEERAPHHLSGGQKKLVAIAGILAMRPEVIVLDEPTAGLDPLSSARVLELIMKMNKELGITLLLSTHDVDVVPYFAERVFVLHHGRLEADGSPDEIFSDPKLLRKAHLRLPRVAEVFEMLQQKGLNVNIQITAEAARDEVLRLISSGQQNVRLD, encoded by the coding sequence ATGAGCACTCCGAATTCCCCCCATAACTCCGAAGAAACAGTAACTTTCCCAAAAGAAACAACAGGCAGAATGAGCCAGAAAGCCGGAACAGGTTCCGAAAAATCGGGCAAGTTTACCGAAAGAAATGGCGTTCCTGTACTGGAAGTCAGAGACCTCTGCCATAGATACTCTCATCTTGATTCAAATACCCTGGATAAAATCAATCTCAAAGTGTTCAAAGGGGAGAGAGTTGCAGTGCTTGGAGCTAATGGAGCCGGAAAATCTACTTTGTTCAAGCACCTTAATGGAATTCTGCGGCCTCTTTCAGGGGAAATCCTGATAAAAGGGGAAAAAATGACTAAGAAGAATCTCCGGGCCTGCAGGGAAACCGTAGGAATCGTTTTCCAGGACCCTGACGACCAGGTGCTTGCTCCAAGTGTTGAAGAAGATGTTGCTTTTGGGCCGATTAATATGGGTTTGTCCAGAAGAGAGGTGGAAATGAGAGTTAAAGAAGCCCTTGATATGGTCGGACTCACAGGTTTTGAGGAAAGGGCTCCGCATCATCTAAGTGGAGGGCAGAAGAAACTTGTGGCGATTGCAGGCATCCTTGCCATGCGCCCTGAAGTTATAGTCCTTGATGAGCCAACAGCTGGCCTTGACCCTCTCAGTTCTGCTCGCGTGCTTGAGTTAATTATGAAGATGAACAAGGAACTTGGAATCACCCTGCTCCTTTCTACCCATGACGTGGATGTGGTTCCTTATTTTGCAGAAAGGGTTTTTGTTCTCCATCATGGAAGACTTGAGGCTGACGGAAGCCCGGATGAGATATTTAGTGATCCCAAACTCCTCAGGAAAGCTCACCTCAGACTTCCGAGAGTGGCTGAAGTATTCGAGATGCTCCAGCAAAAAGGACTTAATGTTAACATACAGATAACAGCCGAAGCAGCCAGAGACGAAGTACTGCGGCTTATAAGCTCGGGACAGCAAAATGTGAGGCTTGATTGA
- a CDS encoding DUF7344 domain-containing protein, translating to MCLPAESRFNTQRTVQTQSQLSKSDIFGVLQNDRRRLVLELLRIQGNQSVRSLSEEIARIESQDEEPNRGVRKSIYVSLLQTHIPKMENMGIVAYNREQDTVELLPASQEFDIYLETVNKGDIPWSQFYLGLSIFATVSGFLIVAGLIKWIPSSKWMLFTNFLFMAASISHIFQVRKLGK from the coding sequence ATATGTTTACCTGCCGAATCTAGGTTTAATACTCAGAGAACTGTACAAACACAATCGCAGTTATCAAAGAGTGACATTTTTGGAGTACTCCAGAACGACCGAAGAAGGCTTGTGCTTGAACTCCTCCGCATTCAGGGAAACCAGAGTGTACGTTCCCTGTCCGAAGAGATCGCCCGTATTGAATCCCAAGACGAAGAGCCAAATAGGGGTGTTAGGAAAAGCATATATGTTTCACTGCTTCAGACACATATCCCAAAAATGGAAAATATGGGAATCGTTGCCTACAATAGAGAGCAGGACACTGTGGAACTTCTCCCAGCCTCCCAGGAATTTGACATTTACTTGGAAACTGTTAATAAAGGAGATATACCCTGGAGCCAGTTCTATCTTGGCCTGAGCATATTTGCCACAGTCAGCGGTTTCCTTATAGTTGCAGGGTTAATAAAATGGATCCCAAGTTCTAAGTGGATGCTGTTTACAAACTTTCTTTTCATGGCCGCCTCAATATCCCATATTTTCCAAGTTCGTAAACTTGGAAAATGA
- a CDS encoding IS1634 family transposase gives MADKNNSRRVESSIKRTSFLGHLGLIAGVFQELEVDKLIDEKLPKERDHKVPHSVCILAMVLNGLGFIGQRLYLFPDYFRTISIGRLFGDSVTREDLNQYAIGETLDRIVKYGPTKLFTEITLHIMNRLPIPVHCLHADTTSVSVYGDYEDEETEYIDITFGIPKNGRWDLKQFVLSLIVNQHGIPLFMNTHSGNASDKSTILEAIKSLKSALRPESKVYYVADSSFYTDNNIKNIGKSFWISRVPATITEAKELLNANLNLKTLKSDERYSFYQTFVDYGGVKQKWVLLLSHKMKEKKEVTLRRKLEKELEKAEKSLKKLAGDDFFCEEDALKAAEKWIADFPSVLFEKVDLKTIKKREAGKKGRPLKNEKLKTYYKIDGVIKVNDAFVLKEMEKMGLFILASNDISLSPEEMLKYYKGQDKVEKGFRFLKSDAFSISKVYLKNKSRIEALTMIMVLCLMIYSIAEWKLRTKLEEENETVPDQKGKPTKRPTMRWIFFKFQGITELITQKKGKTKSEILNMEEIHWKILSLMGEKYENIYL, from the coding sequence ATGGCAGATAAAAACAACAGTAGAAGAGTTGAATCCTCAATAAAACGTACAAGCTTCTTAGGTCACCTTGGTCTTATTGCTGGAGTTTTCCAAGAGCTTGAAGTTGACAAATTGATCGATGAGAAACTTCCTAAAGAACGAGATCACAAGGTTCCTCACTCCGTCTGTATCCTTGCCATGGTACTCAATGGTCTTGGTTTCATAGGGCAACGTCTGTACCTTTTTCCTGATTATTTCAGGACTATTTCTATAGGAAGACTTTTTGGAGACAGCGTCACACGAGAAGACCTGAATCAATATGCTATTGGAGAAACTCTTGACAGAATCGTAAAGTATGGTCCTACAAAACTGTTTACTGAAATCACTCTTCACATTATGAATCGTCTACCTATTCCTGTCCATTGTTTACACGCTGACACTACAAGTGTCAGCGTTTATGGGGATTATGAAGACGAAGAAACTGAGTATATTGATATTACTTTTGGAATACCCAAAAACGGAAGATGGGACCTCAAACAATTTGTTTTGAGCTTGATTGTTAATCAGCATGGAATACCACTTTTCATGAACACCCATTCAGGGAATGCTTCAGACAAAAGCACAATTCTGGAAGCAATCAAGTCTCTCAAATCAGCTTTAAGACCTGAAAGCAAAGTGTACTATGTAGCTGATAGTTCTTTTTACACTGATAATAATATCAAGAACATAGGAAAGTCATTCTGGATCAGTCGTGTTCCTGCAACAATTACTGAGGCAAAGGAACTGCTAAATGCAAATCTAAACCTGAAAACGTTGAAAAGCGACGAAAGATACTCATTTTATCAAACCTTTGTGGATTATGGTGGAGTTAAACAAAAGTGGGTTTTGTTACTCTCTCATAAAATGAAAGAAAAAAAAGAGGTAACTCTCAGAAGGAAGCTTGAAAAAGAGCTTGAAAAAGCAGAAAAGTCGCTTAAAAAACTGGCAGGAGATGACTTTTTCTGTGAAGAAGATGCATTAAAAGCAGCAGAAAAATGGATTGCAGATTTCCCTTCCGTTCTTTTTGAAAAAGTAGATTTGAAAACCATTAAAAAACGCGAAGCAGGTAAAAAAGGCAGACCTTTAAAAAATGAAAAATTAAAGACATATTATAAGATTGATGGGGTTATAAAGGTTAATGATGCTTTTGTTTTAAAAGAAATGGAAAAAATGGGACTTTTCATTCTTGCAAGTAATGATATCAGTCTTTCTCCTGAAGAGATGCTGAAGTATTACAAAGGACAGGATAAAGTAGAAAAAGGATTCAGATTTTTGAAAAGTGATGCCTTTAGCATATCGAAGGTTTATCTCAAGAATAAATCAAGAATTGAAGCGTTGACAATGATAATGGTTCTCTGCTTAATGATTTATTCTATTGCAGAATGGAAATTAAGGACAAAGTTAGAAGAAGAAAATGAAACGGTTCCAGATCAAAAAGGGAAACCAACAAAAAGACCAACAATGAGATGGATATTTTTCAAGTTTCAGGGAATTACAGAACTTATAACGCAGAAAAAAGGGAAAACAAAGTCAGAAATACTGAATATGGAAGAAATTCACTGGAAAATATTGAGTCTCATGGGAGAGAAATATGAAAATATATATCTATAG